Proteins encoded within one genomic window of Camelina sativa cultivar DH55 chromosome 19, Cs, whole genome shotgun sequence:
- the LOC104766953 gene encoding polyprenol reductase 2 yields the protein MDLEIVWFVRAAWITVWIVSILPLLIASIPTSKLDSFRDLVLSFAGRGKILHPSSQKFTIPQKYFAHFYVIGVVWTTLLLAATWMYAYEMAPLSSGEFQLSDIASHLAGGSHVFSFHKSHMTPFEHRFKVWRAVFLLLLMEIHVLRRLIESIYVFKYSPTARMHFLGYFAGLFFYVTAPLSLCSNIAPEVARFAGNQAAEFIANGKSHTSSPEVNLLSSISPLAKLGSLQWIGGAIFLWGWIHQRRCHAILGSLRENPSQAKEYIIPYGDWFGMVSCPHFLAEIVLYAGLLIASGGTDINIWLLFGFVAANLTYAAGETHRWYLRKFENYPANRHAIFPYVY from the exons ATGGATTTGGAGATTGTGTGGTTTGTTAGAGCCGCTTGGATCACCGTTTGGATCGTCTCTATACTTCCTTTGTTGATTGCTTCAATACCCACTTCAAAGCTTGACTCTTTTCGTGATCTCGTTTTGAGTTTCGCTGGAAGAGGCAAGATTCTTCACCCATCCTCTCAG AAGTTTACAATTCCTCAGAAATACTTTGCTCACTTTTATGTTATTGGAGTGGTGTGGACAACTCTACTGCTTGCTGCAACTTGGATGTATGCTTACGAAATGGCGCCTTTATCTTCTGGTGAGTTCCAGTTATCGGACATTGCAAGCCATTTAGCCGGAGGTTCCCATGTTTTCTCCTTTCATAAATCTCATATGACTCCCTTTGAGCATCGGTTCAAAGTGTGGCGAGCGGTGTTTCTACTTCTTCTGATGGAGATACATGTCTTGAGACGGCTTATAGAGTCAATCTATGTATTCAAATATAGCCCTACCGCTCGGATGCACTTCCTCGGTTATTTTGCTGGTTTGTT TTTCTATGTAACAGCGCCTTTGTCACTCTGCTCAAACATTGCTCCAGAGGTAGCAAGATTCGCTGGAAATCAAGCGGCTGAGTTCATTGCTAATGGGAAAAGCCATACTTCATCCCCTGAAGTTAATTTGTTATCGTCTATAAGCCCACTGGCGAAGCTTGGATCACTCCAGTGGATTGGTGGAGCTATTTTTCTATGGGGATGGATACATCAGCGCCGCTGTCACGCCATTCTT GGATCACTCCGGGAAAATCCAAGCCAAGCTAAAGAGTATATAATTCCATATGGGGATTGGTTTGGGATGGTCTCTTGTCCCCATTTCTTGGCAGAAATC GTTTTATATGCGGGCTTACTGATTGCGAGTGGAGGAACAGACATAAACATCTGGTTACTCTTTGGTTTCGTG GCGGCTAATCTGACATACGCCGCTGGAGAAACACACCGTTGGTATCTCCGGAAGTTTGAGAATTATCCGGCTAATCGGCAT